Part of the Megalopta genalis isolate 19385.01 chromosome 6, iyMegGena1_principal, whole genome shotgun sequence genome, AGTCTCTGAATAGACTGTAGAAATGTAAACAACGCTTAGATATCATTCTACCAATTCTGAAACGAAAAACTAATTTTGTTTACAATAATACTCGCATTTGTAGAAAATTATCAGGGTTCTGTAAgaacataaaaataataattaaattcgtCAAGATTATTtgcgtaatatatataattatcacGACTTCATAGATAATTTACTCAATTTTAGTAGATTATGTACATTTTCATAGATATTCACCTATGTGCATTGATCTAATGGTAAATTATATCTTCATATAAAATCCATTAAAAttttctataataattatatttaatattaaatagataAACTACACACAGTAAAGGTTATGTTTTCTCTATTCAAAGAGATGAAAACATCCGAAACGGTTGGATTTTTAGGCTTTTTCGAAATTGTATGCATTAAATATGTTCGAAATAGAATAGCAATAAAGTTGAATTAATTTCTATCGAAGGAAACTATGAATTCAATTGAAACTGTTGGAAGAAATGCAATCGCGTGTCTAATCGCGTTTGAATTCGAGCGCCCTTCGCGCCATTCCCCACGGCAGATGCACGAAGgtcaaaagtattttaaaaaTAAGGCCGTAGGCATTGGCAGATTGGTATAGCAGTGGACGTTAAGGGTCGGGTGGCGTTGTAATGGCAAAAAGTTTGCGAAAGGTGAGTAATCGTCGAAACGATAAACAAACCTGGGTCGTTAGTGTATACGGTGCGTTAGTTAGCTGGCGCTGGGTTTAGGTAAATAAAGCCGCGTGTGGAGCGTGTTTGAATGGTTAGAAATCGTGCATCAACAAATCGAGTTTTCGCGAGAAGGCTCGTGGCTAGACGAGTCCGAACGACAATGGCGCCCAAGCCTCGCGAATATTGACATTGCCGAAAACATTATCTTCGAATATTGGATATTATCGTATCTGTGAGTGACACTTACTACGTCGCAATTAATATTCTAACCTTCTTTTCATTTTTGGCACGTTCGTCGACGTGAAATTGCAAACGGAGTAGTTCGTTGGTTGCCGAGGttatgcgaaaaaaatgttttcgGCACGTATAGTAGCGACGCGTGAACCCTGAAGGGTTTTACAGTTATACTGCAATGTGGCACATTTGCAGAAGCACGGAGGAAGTTGTGTGGGTCTAGAGTTGCGATATAATCTCCGAGGAGATATCGTCAAGTCGATATAGGAGAGTGTGCGTGGAGAAGGCGTGTGAGTTAACGTTTTAAGGGTTAGGGAGTCATTCTGTAGTCAGGGTGATCAAAGTCTCTAGTGTGGACAGTTCAGGGCAGCTAGTTTGGTTGTAGGGTCGGGATTGGAGATAGACAAGATGGACCAACAGTATTGTCTACGGTGGAACAATCATCCAGCCAACCTCACAGACGTTCTCAGCTCGTTGCTTGCCAGAGAGGCACTCTgcgacgtaaccctggcgtgTGTTGGAGACACTTTCAAGGCACACCAAACGATACTCTCTGCATGCAGTCCGTATTTCGAGAGCATTTTCCTTCAAAATACCCATCCCCATCCAATTATATTCCTGAAGGATGTCAATGACACAGAAATGAAGGCGTTGCTGCACTTTATGTATAAGGGAGAAGTTAACGTTAGTCAGCATCTGCTACCGATGTTCCTTAAAACAGCGGAGGCATTACAGATTAGAGGCCTCACTGATAATAGTGTAAATAACAAGGCAGAAGAGAAAAGTCCATCGCCAGAACCAGAAACGCAAACTGGTATTAGGCATACTGACTCACCTAACCTTCAGCCTCTTCCTGAAAAGAGGAAAAGAAAGCCTTCGGGCAGCTACGATGTTTCTCTTAGTGGTCCACCCAGTGAACGGTTCATGTCCGATTCTCAGGTGTGTAACTTCAAATATCATATAcacatatttatatttgtatttgtaaTCTTTTATCTTGTCGCATTCTGTTTTTAAAGCACTAGTatattttgttttcattttagaaacctgtttcttttttaatcatACAAGTAGGTAATTTTGGAGCAAAGTAAAATATATGGTAATAATAGATTATATTGTGTTTcagattattatattactttgtAGAGCTAAATTACTCCATTTGGTGCCATATAAATTCATTTCTTTTTGTAGAGTATCTTAGCAATGTTATAGAATTATGTTTGTTTcagatataaattttatttattttcttctgATACAAGTTTTcacaaaatatttttgaaatcaGTTGAATTGGagtaaaatgaataatttctttatttaccGTCACATTTTGTAAGATTTCACACAATCCATAAATATTACTCAGTTCATGTGCAATATCACAATTATAATTTCGGTATTAAAATTTAGTCCTACAATAAACATGGCTATAATACATGTCAATGTAGTTTACATTTCTATTcacattttaatatttttttaaatgttcaaAATCAATATGATAGCTTTATTTATTACAACTTTTGTTGTTAATCATGGTTATAGAATGTATTTAGAAAGTTTGCATCATTCAATATATTAAAATCTTGATTGCAAtgttactttaaattaattgtcTAGTTTTTTGAGTAATATTTTGAAAACATATGCTCCCGCGTACTCGCGACGCGCGTGGCTCCGTACATGCGTGCGTGCACGAATATCTATATGCTATATATATGTTTGGAAGATGTAGTCACATGTATATGCCACAAATTTTCTTATATGTAGGGTCTAAAATTCAAAGATAATGATCGTATTTCGTTATCTACATACTACATGTATATGTGATTGCACAGCTTTCCAAATATCTTTTTATGACCTTGAGAAATGAAGCAAAAGTTAATCTGCGTTTTAAAACGTGAACTGAGTAATTATAATATCGTATgtttttattacatattttctcttaaattttaatagtaaAAAATTTTGTAGAATTTTTCTTTATTGCCTGAAGGCATTGGTAATGAAATTGATAACAAGGAATTATTTATAGACCCCATAAAAATCAACATAGGgcatagaaaaatattttttattttatcgttTGTAAACTTACACAAATCAAATTTGAATCTCATTGAGAAACATTATGTACACGTTACAATTAGAAATGATTTTAGTACATTTAAAATCTGTGtcctttttatttattgttttcaGGCATCCTCACAATGTAGTTACAAATCAAGCCCTCCTGTGATTCCAAAGTTAAATAATGCCTTGGGAGGTGAAATGGAAGATGGTGGTCGACCTATGTCTCCTTCATCACAGCCACAACCGTCTATCAAACAAGAGTTAGATCATCACTTAGACTTCCATGACAACATCTCCCTCCCAGTAAGTGATTCCTCAAATATATTACTTTGTACGATAGTAAAAATATAGTTACATTTTGCATGTCAATTACCTATTATTTTCTATGTAGACTATATTACCTAGtttaaagcatgtatatagtcCATGATAGAAAATAGTTTATAATTGTGTGTTCTTATCATGAATGTGCTTGttttttatgaaattattatgatTTTTAATTACAACTTTGGACACATAGTTGGTTTAGTTATTTTATCATTAGAGATTTTTGTTCCAAATAAGTATTTTCTTTAGAAGCGTGTATTAGAAAAAGTAATTTTGACATAGCTTTCAGTATAGAATCAGGGtagtttcgtttcaaattcatttgttttattatatACTGTTTTATTTCAGCACATTACTTTTGCTGtaataattctttttatttttctggGAAGTATTACATTTTCATGTGTAGCTCTCAATGCTATTCATGGAATCGTACATGGATATGTACCGAAGATATTGTTTCGTTGCTGTTCCCATAATTAATTTACTGTCATTATCCTACGACTACTTAGTCCGAACAAACATAGGAAGGAAGGGATGTTTACAATACAGACGCTAAAGAGAAAAGTTGTCTTTTTATATGCTAGAAAGCAAACTCAGAGATGTGTTGATTAAACACATATCCTTTCCTTCTCTGTTGACAGACTAGTGTGGAGTGGGATGTTCAGAGAGATGGGAAGAGTGTCGAAACTATGGATATACAGAATATGCCCCAAAATCAACCAGATTCTGCTGATATACAAGTTTCTCGTGAAAGCTCTATCATGGCTGGCGATTCTCTGTCTGTCAATGTATCGGGGACTACATCCGAATATAATGAAAATTCTcaaaaattattgcaaaatCAGTCTGAGTCTCATAAATATCTCATATTGGATCTCTTGTCAGATAATATAAGTATTAAGAATTCTCAAAAAGATGTAGACACTCATAGGTCTACAATAGTGAATCACTGTCAGGAAATGTCAGTAATAGAGTCTACTTTGAGTAATGTTTCGCAGTGTACTATTCCTCAAGGTAGAAAAAGTGGTAGGTTCAGAATTAGTTGGGTAGCTATGTATTCTTGGCTTCAGTACGATGAGAGATTAAACCTTATGTTTTGTAAATACTGTAGAAAATGGAGTAAGTCGTTTCCTGGAATACGTACTTCTTTTGCAACTGGGAATGGTAATTTTAGGGTCGAAATAATAAATCATCATGATAAATGCAAAGCACACAATTTGTGCATTGCCAAAGAAAGAGAAGCGAAagcaaattacatcgtaattgcACCTTCGTTATAACCTGAGATCAACTTTGCTCAAATAACAACTTAATTGAATATAGAGTATTGAAAAATCTTTTTATTACACTGTCATTCGTTGCAGAAATATGTACACTCCTTTTTTAAGCAATCAGTTATTATGTATGCACAGTTCGTGTTTATTTCtttgaaaaattaatatatttcatTTGCATTTTATTGTTAGCATGCTCGTGCCACAGTAGTTTAACAAATTCTGCAAACGGTTCCTTCGTTTAAATATTACACGTGATTTTATTTTAAGATACGCAATAAAAGTAGATGCAATTCGCAGCACAAAACTGTAAATTTGGAGTAAAGATGCATTTTTTGTAAACATTAACGTTCCAATCGCCATATACGCAAATcaatttgatttttaaattgttttcttATCGTTCTTTCATACAAATATTTTCAATGATTAAAATACGTTTAAAAAAGTCGATGATTTGCATTATGATTTTAATTTTCGCCTCTTCTTTTAatgaattaaatttatatttacataagggtgtttcgtttaattttattgcatcattttttaatacaataatatcgATGTCAATTTAATAATCATAGCCATGTTTTTACGAGTAATTAATTATCGCGTTCTGCTATTTTTTTGTAATGCGTTATAATACAAAGATTAAAGTGAAGTGTTTTCTTAAACTTTGGATAGTTTACTGGAAGTTATATGATAAAGACTTTttatgaataaaaatatttatcgtCACATTAAAAAATACTTTATGAAGTTAAGCGTGTCAtcgtattaataaataaatattttttaaatgtagATGATTAAAGTCAAATCAGTACGCATATTTCCTCAAACAATATATTTACGCATGATACTGTTTAGAAAGTTTTGTAAAATTGTTAATCCTAAAATACAGTTAGAACGAAAAGAATGGCCAAAGTGTGCATTTTTCAAATAATGTACTTCTGTGATGAATATCCCTGCTATGAATTTGAACGAaaattaaatattctaattacaAATTATACTTTAAGTGTCTTGTAATATATTCACTGAGGAATTCGATCTTTATAAGCAGTTGTAACAGTTACTTAACTTCCTCCATCGTTCATTACGATTTAAGTTAAACCtgtaaatagaaaataaaagacgGCTGTTAAAAGTttagttttattatttgcaTGCATGAGTTTATTGAACAACATAAACTAATTGTTAGAGATGCATAATACTTCGGTTCTGAGACAGTATATTTTCGGAAAAGTTGatggaaataatattttagTTCTTCATACTCTtgctatttttataatttttcttaTTAACGACCCCGAGATGAAAATCATAAATTTCCATGTCAGGCAAACACAACATTGGTTCATAGAACtcagaaaaaagaatacaaaacGTATAATTGCATTCTAACATGAATATTTATGTTCGTAAAAGTTTTCCGTTTTCGTCATTGCGCGATAATTTTAAGTGGAAACTAACAAGAAGTATAGAAAAACAGTGAATCCCTAAGTATGATTTGTTGATTCTTGGATAAAATTTGATTATACAATAATCTCATTCTGTATTTGAAATTACACATTCTTCTTTACAAACTTACTATCCACAATCCTTTTATTAAAATCTGTCAATTAACTATCAAAAAGAGATTCATTCGTTGAAATAAGaataatgtttattttattatatcaaGTCAAACACGTGGTCAAGATTTAAGACACGATTTAATTACATCATTCAAATCGTATCAATCGTAGGcagattttattttgttataaatgtTAAGCACTTGCGAATAGGTagaaaataaatgtttatgcaaGAAATTAATATGTCCTAGTTATAAATTAGAGCTTTATATAAAGTTGAAACTTTGAATTACTTATAAAGTAGTTATTACCGACTTGTTGGTTTGTGCATGcttagatttttaaaaaatctttttCTTGCAACTTTGAAGGTGTATCACATTTATGAACGTTCACTAAACTTATATAATTTAAGAGTCTCAATTAAATCtcaattttcaaattctttagtGATAGGGATAAAAAGGATTTAGTTCTAGAATTTGTAATCGAATAGTATAGCTTtgaataaatacaaaatattcaTCTGGACTACCTTCATCTAATTTCATCTGGTTAAGTAACATTCGCGCAAGTTCTGTGAAATTATATTCAAAATAAGAAAAGTATAATATTACGTCAATCTGAATATGGTAGAAGCTTTAAAAAGTAAAATTCTAGCAAATATATTAAAGACTGCTTTAATAGCGCAAAAGGAACACCATGAGTGACTGAATCAAGATCttttcaatttcattaatataattgatttaaAAATTGGAGTAGATATTTCCTACATGTAATTTTAGGAAGTACATAAGATTATTGCAAGAAAAtgttcttgcaattgatgcttGCAATACAAATATTTCAGACAACAAATGTAACTCTTTATTCAAGTATTCATTATTTTGCTGGAGATCAATGCTCATGAAAATTCTGTAGAGTATCGTCAGGATCATTCGAGAACATGTTGTCAGAAGATTTAACATTTCCATCACATAGATCAAAACAATATTTAAATACTTTTTACAATTGGTATAATAAACCAACAAAGAAAAGTTGTTATTTCAGTCTTTCATATATCTTCGAAAATAAATTCCAAACATAAGTATCATTTTTAGATAAATCGGTAATTTCAGCCAGGTGGTGTGAAAAGACAAAATAGGTCGACAAGGATTGCTTACGATAACAATATTCGCATAGTTAGAACATGAAAATTTTTCTAACATTATCTGAAACAATTGTATACAGTATCATTCATGTAGATCATGTTCTGTGCAGGGCCATCCAGTCGGAGTGCTAGGAGAGGAAGGAGGAGCCACGACGGGCGCGCTTAGCGATAGCGTGTCAGGAATTGAACCGTCTGAACACCATAATCCCCCAGAAATGCTCGACGGACTCGATGGTAAGACCTCCAAACATTTGTCATTGCAATCAAAATTCCATTTAGATCTGACGTACTTCCCTACGCCCGCCGAAGCGTCGCTCGAGTTCCGCGTGTAGTCGAAGGGGTAATCGGGGGCGCAACAAGTAACACGTGGGAGCTTATATATTTCGTCAATTGATGTGTGGCATGCGGGTCAACAGGTGTGCGACACTGCGATTTAACAAATTTCGGGACGGGACGTGCCGGATTCGCGACCGGTCTAACGTAGTGCCGCGGCCGCGGGGGAAATACGTGACGTCTAAGAAATCGAGGGAGATGTGCATGCACGTTTGCAAGGATTTTTGCGCGTCGAGTCGTACATAGGCGTACGAAGCGAGCATCCCTCTATTTCCGAGTCTGGCAAGCGTAGTGAGTGGTAACTCTTTTTTAGAACACGAAACAGAACTTTCTTGTTGGATGTGTACTTATATATATCCTGTATATGTTGTGTGTATATACGTGTACGCGCGCGCGTGCTCCTATGTACATACGGGTATACCACAcagtttatacatatattattatcctTGGTGTTGTGGTGATGGTATCGTGCATTTGCTATGTCACTGTTCAGTAGTTACCGGTTTCCACCGCGAGTGTGTTAATACATACATAGGCGTGTCtaacaaaagaaaagagaaagtcAAAAGTAAAAAGAATCGAGACACGTTGTTGTGGTTTTGggcaaaaataaaatgaaaagaaataaatCAATAGATAAAGATAAAGATGGTATCGGCAAAGAGCGGACAAGTACTTTTGTTGGTATCAGCAAATGGACCGTACTCCTGTTTGTCTGGACTTTTCTGAAATGGTGTGTGGCCGGTGATTGCGTACGTGGTCCCGTATGTGTTGCGTtttaatttttcccttttttgTTTTCTGCTATCTTctctacatatacatatacatatcggTGGATCTGTTTATGCGTGGCCCAGGATAACGGAACCATGAAcccgtgcgtgcgtgcgtgcgtacgttagaacgaacgaacgaatgcaGTTCTGCCTTTGTTGCGCGTGTGAGAAACATGTGTATATATGTGTGCCACATGACTCTctaattttatatacatattatttatataaatcgaCCGTATGTACACACGTATATATCTGCGCACTGAAAAATGCGCACATATAcatgtgtgtatgtatatatgtatacatatattatcaCTACGGCGTGATTCTCTATGCATGCCTTTACACACTGTTTTCTCTGTCCTCTTACAAATTACCTTTTTGCCACGTCTCTTACATCACCGTACCTGGCGATCTTAATCTTACATTCTCACGTGTCTCTCTTGCGCTGTTTACTTTAACCCATACGCGTTAACCAGTAAACGGAGACATTAGCAACAAAATACAGTCGACCGCGGAGTTTTCGTTACGTAACCGATCAATGAATCGGCAACTGTGACTCCTTGTCGTCTCGCGGTTCAGCAAcggcgaaaagaaaaaaaaagaaatggagatataaatgatagaattaaaaaaaaagcgcGGAGAGAAAGAAAACCTCGCTTGTTACGCAACATGAGATCGTTTCTACCGCAAGCGAAACGCTATTTCTTGAGGGGTCTCCCGTCGGGTGAACACCTCAGGAATCTTCGCAGCACAGAGAAAATAGAATTTTGTTGCTAACAGGACACGGTCCATTTTACCTTTACTCGAATCTGTTGCCGCTTGATCTCGCAGATTAATCTTCATATGCCTTTGTGATCGTTAGCGATCATCGAACTAGAGTCGCTGGTGAAGGAGCTCGATCCTTGGTCTGTTGGTCTTGCGTAGATAGATCTTTGTCGACTCTCGTTTTCATACGGGATCTAGCGCGTGAGTTGGTCGTATAAGATTTTGTCGACGTCGATCGAAATGTAGAAGCAGAATGTCGTCTCTTTTTCTTGATTTTCTGTTCTGTTTTATTCCGTTCCGTTTCACCTTCGCTCCTTTTCCGCCCGGCAGCCGCTCGAATCGTGAACTCTCCGATTGCGGAAGCTCTGTCGTCGGCGTTGTTCTTTTCACGTCGGTTTTTCACCACGAGCCCTTCCACTTCATCTTTTTACCTGTTTCTCGAGCTGTACAATCTTCCCTTTTCTctcttcccctctctctctctctctctctctctctctctcgcgctctctctctctctctctctctctctctctctctctctccgttcaGTTTCATCTTCCTTCTTTACTTTTTCTTCATGGAAATTCCTTTTAGTTGTGTGACGACGTGTTGTGCTAGCTTTGCGTTTTGTTTTCTTTTAGTTTTCCTTTTTTCTAATTTGTTGGAATCTTGACAATGATATCAGAACAGTAGGTATGCGCTTTTTTGATTCGTGTACGTGACATGACATTGATCGTTTGGTACGAGTAGGCATCCATAGAGGTATACATCTATGTACGCATAGAATTTTTCGAGACGTATTATTACGTTGTGAGTGTGGTGTTTCTCGATTTATTACTGCCCTCCGTAAAACACTGTTGATTGGCGAACGTAACTATTACATTGAGAGAACCCCCTCTTTTCTCTGCAACTATTTGACTTGACCGTAGAAGTGTGAGttaatattttcatataaatatattacacacatctatatacatatatgtgtgtatatatgtatatatattatatatgtaaaatatatatatatatatatatatatatatatatatatatatatatatgtatgtattgtatatttatatgataCGAATCGTTATTTctatgagaggtgttttcattACACGTTATCGTTTGGTTTCTTCTTGTTTTTTTCTCCTTGTTTATATTtgtctatatatacatatattatcttATCATGAATTCTAGTAGAGATTGTCGGTAATCGCTGATGATCTGATAAACAATTATTGAAATCGGGATCTTGTAATtccaggaacaacaggaacttgCAAAAAAGACAAGGATATAAGTAAAGACAGTCAGAATAAGTTAGAACAGTCGAACGCTCTAGGCGCGGAGAGCTGTAAGCTCTGCGGGAAGAGCGTGGCCAACATTAAAAAGCACATGAAATCGCATTTCCCCGATAAGTATCAATGCCAAATCTGCATGATATCGTTAACGAGGTCCGACAATCTGAAAAGGCATATTAAGTTGAAACATGGAATACGAGAGGGATCATTGATATCGCCGTTCATGCGTCTCGAGCACAAGCACTTTTTAGCAAAATCGGAACCGGCTTACCTCACCTAGGGTTTTTCACGTGGCCGCGCTCTCTAGAGGCGGGCCGAATGCGAGAGATCGCGTGCAAGTATTCGATCCGTTCGGCTCTATTCGGTATGTAGCGAAACGCGCAAAGGGAAACGCGTACACGACGAAAAACGCCAaacaagcaaaaaaaaaaatgaaccgaaagtaaaaaaaaaaaaagtaaacacTCACACACCCAGTCAAAAATGGACATCGATAAACCTAAGCGAAAAGAATGCGAGAGatcgaaaaaaaaaacaggaaaaagaaaagaactaaAGGAAGGGAGAAAAATGAAAACACGAGAGGGGAAGCCGAATCCGAAATTACGATCGGCGAGGCTCGTATGCTCTCGGTGTTCCGCGAAAACGCGGGACACGCGCGTGCGCGCGATTAGTATTAATCAACCTCCTTCGTCGAGAGACTGTTTGTAACTCGGCATTTATTACTCTAATCGAGCGGGCTGCCCGTCCGCTCGCGAGGCTACTTTTAATCGTATTTCCTTCGTTTTAAATTATTCTCTTTACGAGACCCAATTATTTATTGTCGTGCGTCTAGTTTTTAGTTACTTAAGGATTCCGTCTTAATTTTCATCGATTTACTTAAATTAAGCGCTCGGCTTGCGGCCGCCGCCTCGAGACCGGCGGAACCCGCGGCCGTCCGATTCATTGTAGATTCTTCGATATTGCTTATAGAGAGATTTCGCGTGTTGTCGGGGTAATTATTAATCGAGAGTacaaagaaaagaaacgaaacgatTCACGGTGTGCTCGGACGGGAGGAGTCTGGCGTATCCGTCGTGTTCATGTATTATATACTACCTCCAACGGATACCGTGAAATAATGTTACCGGATAGTATCTTTTTAGTCCCGATCCGCCTGGCCTCTCGGCAGGCGGGAGATTGTTTATCGTGGCTCCCGTGTTTGCACGGCTCCCATGGAAAGTCTATACGAGAGATTTCGCCCCTTCTGTACTCGCGGCGCATGGGACTGAATTTAACCGCGCGACGTCCGCGTCACCCCCACTCCGTTCATTTCTGCCGCGGTGTTTCGCCGCAAGAAACCACGAGATATTGCCTTTGATTAGATTTGcataagagaaagagagatacgCGCGCGACGCGCCCGTTTTTCGAGCGGGCGAGGCCGCCGGATTTCAGCCCACGACCCGGAAACTCAGCCGCGAAATTGTTCGACGTTAATATTCGGTTGTTGCGCAACGAACATCCCGTTCTTCCCCCGTCCAAATGGATGCGCGCTAATCTTTTTTTGTCTTTTCGGTTTTGCTGCCGGCGAAAAACGACTTCGTTTGGAAAAATATTCATCACGCTCGTAAATCCCTCGTTCTCTGGGGATACGCGATCTTGCATTAATTATCTTTTTCGGAAAACCGAGCTGCTCGGCTCCGTTCCGGGCCGAAACAAACCCGTGGAGTTTATGGTTTCATGGTATGAGCGTTCAAGAAAATATTTGAATCATTCATAGCGTTTTTTCTTAACTTCGATGAAAAGTTATTTCGTACTTGTGCCTGacagttgtttttttttttttacaatctcGCTGGAGAATAATCCGATATGTTTTATGTCCGGTTTTATTTTCGGTACAATAGAGATACCCACCAGAGATCTTGAATGAAACTTGTAGGCAATGGAATGTTTTGGTATCAGGATATTTACCGTACTAATTTCTCACCTTGATACTCTGCTTCAATACGATCGCTTGGAAATGGTTGTTTTGCGTCCCATTCACTACCAAGGAGTTTGTTCTGAAATTTGTTTTGTTCGGTCTTAGAAGCATTGGATTCTAGAAGGTTAACCTTGTACCATGGAGGTGGTCTTTAACTTCTTTTTGTTGCACAGTAGAGAATTGCGATATTACGATCTGATACGTAGAATTTTCGAGATTTCGGTGGTTAGGAGTAAAGTTTGCTTTCCATTGTCGAATCTAGTTTTGCGAGTGGAAAGAAAAGGCGTCCGAGGCGTCACTGTTATAATCAAGTAAATCGAATGGGATTTAATCGATCGCCTACTGCCGTGTTCATATATTTATTGTTTTAGCAAATCGGAAACAATAAAAAAGGTACGAGCCATGTACCGGTAGAGTTGACCACTTTGTTGGCCAAAGGTTCATTTCGGGAACGAGAATTTCGCGCGTTGCAATCGAATATGAACGATCAGGGTTATTTCATATCCAGTTCCATGCCCGGTGTCCATCATTGCCTGTAATTCGTAACGCCAGCCTTGTTCCACAGATGAAGGAGATCAGTATTAAGTGACTATTTATACACACATATTTATAgatcttatattatataattttatactatttatatatcgTAGG contains:
- the LOC143259698 gene encoding uncharacterized protein LOC143259698 isoform X9, with translation MFTNFSKPGSGLEIDKMDQQYCLRWNNHPANLTDVLSSLLAREALCDVTLACVGDTFKAHQTILSACSPYFESIFLQNTHPHPIIFLKDVNDTEMKALLHFMYKGEVNVSQHLLPMFLKTAEALQIRGLTDNSVNNKAEEKSPSPEPETQTGIRHTDSPNLQPLPEKRKRKPSGSYDVSLSGPPSERFMSDSQASSQCSYKSSPPVIPKLNNALGGEMEDGGRPMSPSSQPQPSIKQELDHHLDFHDNISLPGHPVGVLGEEGGATTGALSDSVSGIEPSEHHNPPEMLDGLDVLESLRH
- the LOC143259698 gene encoding uncharacterized protein LOC143259698 isoform X4; amino-acid sequence: MFTNFSKPGSGLEIDKMDQQYCLRWNNHPANLTDVLSSLLAREALCDVTLACVGDTFKAHQTILSACSPYFESIFLQNTHPHPIIFLKDVNDTEMKALLHFMYKGEVNVSQHLLPMFLKTAEALQIRGLTDNSVNNKAEEKSPSPEPETQTGIRHTDSPNLQPLPEKRKRKPSGSYDVSLSGPPSERFMSDSQASSQCSYKSSPPVIPKLNNALGGEMEDGGRPMSPSSQPQPSIKQELDHHLDFHDNISLPGHPVGVLGEEGGATTGALSDSVSGIEPSEHHNPPEMLDGLDGTTGTCKKDKDISKDSQNKLEQSNALGAESCKLCGKSVANIKKHMKSHFPDKYQCQICMISLTRSDNLKRHIKLKHGIREGSLISPFMRLEHKHFLAKSEPAYLT
- the LOC143259698 gene encoding uncharacterized protein LOC143259698 isoform X10 yields the protein MFTNFSKPGSGLEIDKMDQQYCLRWNNHPANLTDVLSSLLAREALCDVTLACVGDTFKAHQTILSACSPYFESIFLQNTHPHPIIFLKDVNDTEMKALLHFMYKGEVNVSQHLLPMFLKTAEALQIRGLTDNSVNNKAEEKSPSPEPETQTGIRHTDSPNLQPLPEKRKRKPSGSYDVSLSGPPSERFMSDSQASSQCSYKSSPPVIPKLNNALGGEMEDGGRPMSPSSQPQPSIKQELDHHLDFHDNISLPGHPVGVLGEEGGATTGALSDSVSGIEPSEHHNPPEMLDGLDDHSRVP
- the LOC143259698 gene encoding uncharacterized protein LOC143259698 isoform X5, with product MFTNFSKPGSGLEIDKMDQQYCLRWNNHPANLTDVLSSLLAREALCDVTLACVGDTFKAHQTILSACSPYFESIFLQNTHPHPIIFLKDVNDTEMKALLHFMYKGEVNVSQHLLPMFLKTAEALQIRGLTDNSVNNKAEEKSPSPEPETQTGIRHTDSPNLQPLPEKRKRKPSGSYDVSLSGPPSERFMSDSQASSQCSYKSSPPVIPKLNNALGGEMEDGGRPMSPSSQPQPSIKQELDHHLDFHDNISLPGHPVGVLGEEGGATTGALSDSVSGIEPSEHHNPPEMLDGLDGSKAWHMRLTFDRVPGGCNLHRCKLCGKVVTHIRNHYHVHFPGRFECPLCRATYTRSDNLRTHFKFKHPEARKIDLNDFMTGALALSTMTNDTMNTLS
- the LOC143259698 gene encoding zinc finger and BTB domain-containing protein 8A-like isoform X7, producing MFTNFSKPGSGLEIDKMDQQYCLRWNNHPANLTDVLSSLLAREALCDVTLACVGDTFKAHQTILSACSPYFESIFLQNTHPHPIIFLKDVNDTEMKALLHFMYKGEVNVSQHLLPMFLKTAEALQIRGLTDNSVNNKAEEKSPSPEPETQTGIRHTDSPNLQPLPEKRKRKPSGSYDVSLSGPPSERFMSDSQASSQCSYKSSPPVIPKLNNALGGEMEDGGRPMSPSSQPQPSIKQELDHHLDFHDNISLPGHPVGVLGEEGGATTGALSDSVSGIEPSEHHNPPEMLDGLDGTMPSVPVGLSYHEMFAVSLGSPALWRCRACGKQVTNRWHHFHIHTAQRSLCPYCPATYSRIDTLRSHIRTKHREIVFAKGSL
- the LOC143259698 gene encoding uncharacterized protein LOC143259698 isoform X3 → MFTNFSKPGSGLEIDKMDQQYCLRWNNHPANLTDVLSSLLAREALCDVTLACVGDTFKAHQTILSACSPYFESIFLQNTHPHPIIFLKDVNDTEMKALLHFMYKGEVNVSQHLLPMFLKTAEALQIRGLTDNSVNNKAEEKSPSPEPETQTGIRHTDSPNLQPLPEKRKRKPSGSYDVSLSGPPSERFMSDSQASSQCSYKSSPPVIPKLNNALGGEMEDGGRPMSPSSQPQPSIKQELDHHLDFHDNISLPGHPVGVLGEEGGATTGALSDSVSGIEPSEHHNPPEMLDGLDVDRSWTYQHFSVTDDKISKDLQGTMPSVPVGLSYHEMFAVSLGSPALWRCRACGKQVTNRWHHFHIHTAQRSLCPYCPATYSRIDTLRSHIRTKHREIVFAKGSL